From one Rhodamnia argentea isolate NSW1041297 chromosome 1, ASM2092103v1, whole genome shotgun sequence genomic stretch:
- the LOC115740318 gene encoding uncharacterized protein LOC115740318 isoform X2, translated as MADFSIEQYRYSGISSFYRVVLPKGEMPEEFILVEDDTISFMVSQDFYDKFLGLALCVVFSVEDGEKEIFFDIVPHVNGKRRNALSGALGSFDSVQMWIQYLKPNVLWGVLEGDVDFLEFDENDLRFSLTLRVSGGAVEKLGYVLRCEQLDDDLKAALEDNQLVDLASLCEMELREFLRKYLPRRMDEYEKFEERRNRH; from the exons ATGGCTGACTTCTCAATTgag CAGTATCGCTATTCTGGAATTAGTTCTTTTTACAGAGTTGTTCTCCCTAAAGGAGAGATGCCAGAGGAGTTCATACTTGTTGAAGACGATACCATATCTTTCATGGTTTCACAGGACTTTTATGATAAGTTCCTAGGATTGGCTCTTTGTGTTGTGTTCAGTGTAGAAGATGgagaaaaggaaatattttttgacaTCGTGCCACATGTCAATGGCAAAAGGCGAAATGCGCTATCAGGAGCTCTCGGTTCATTTGATTCGGTTCAGATGTGGATTCAATACCTCAAACCAAATGTGCTGTGGGGAGTGTTGGAGGGAGATgtcgattttcttgaatttgacGAGAATGATTTACGATTTAGCCTCACTCTCAGAGTATCGGGTGGAGCCGTGGAAAAGTTGGGATATGTGCTAAGATGCGAGCAACTAGACGATGATCTAAAGGCTGCACTCGAAGACAATCAGCTAGTGGATCTAGCTTCACTATGTGAAATGGAGTTAAGAGAATTCTTACGTAAATATCTCCCACGCAGAATGGATGAATacgaaaaatttgaagaaagac GAAACCGTCATTAA
- the LOC115740318 gene encoding uncharacterized protein LOC115740318 isoform X1: protein MADFSIEYRYSGISSFYRVVLPKGEMPEEFILVEDDTISFMVSQDFYDKFLGLALCVVFSVEDGEKEIFFDIVPHVNGKRRNALSGALGSFDSVQMWIQYLKPNVLWGVLEGDVDFLEFDENDLRFSLTLRVSGGAVEKLGYVLRCEQLDDDLKAALEDNQLVDLASLCEMELREFLRKYLPRRMDEYEKFEERRGKMRLE from the exons ATGGCTGACTTCTCAATTgag TATCGCTATTCTGGAATTAGTTCTTTTTACAGAGTTGTTCTCCCTAAAGGAGAGATGCCAGAGGAGTTCATACTTGTTGAAGACGATACCATATCTTTCATGGTTTCACAGGACTTTTATGATAAGTTCCTAGGATTGGCTCTTTGTGTTGTGTTCAGTGTAGAAGATGgagaaaaggaaatattttttgacaTCGTGCCACATGTCAATGGCAAAAGGCGAAATGCGCTATCAGGAGCTCTCGGTTCATTTGATTCGGTTCAGATGTGGATTCAATACCTCAAACCAAATGTGCTGTGGGGAGTGTTGGAGGGAGATgtcgattttcttgaatttgacGAGAATGATTTACGATTTAGCCTCACTCTCAGAGTATCGGGTGGAGCCGTGGAAAAGTTGGGATATGTGCTAAGATGCGAGCAACTAGACGATGATCTAAAGGCTGCACTCGAAGACAATCAGCTAGTGGATCTAGCTTCACTATGTGAAATGGAGTTAAGAGAATTCTTACGTAAATATCTCCCACGCAGAATGGATGAATacgaaaaatttgaagaaagacGTGGGAAGATGCGACTGGAGTAG
- the LOC115740325 gene encoding disease resistance protein Roq1-like: MAASSNPRGNYHVFLSFRGTDVRNSFLGHLHTALDRRGIYAYVDSEELRKGEQISPALTKAIEDSRIAIVVFSKDYASSPWCLEEVAKIMECKERRDLVVFPVFYKVESREVRTPRQSYREAMVKHESKLGKDSEKVKRWKKALFDAGSLSGWELKDKDEAKLIKKIVKEISMQLGRTPLHVAKHPVAIYPRVVELESMLNLESEDDVLMIGLWGPGGIGKTTLAKALYNDIFRGFEATCFLANVRETSKDSKDLVPLQERLLSEILLGKGLTVFSVDGGINLMQDRLCRKKVLLVLDDVDDVKQLSALAGEPEWFGKGSRIIITTRDNHLLTLHGIDKDHIYEVKTLEYDKALDLFKKHAFLRNNEIVIRRDLVYSALRYANGLPLALEVLGSFLRGRREREWESAMNKLAKSPDKTINDVLKLSYDGLEDYAKEIFLDIACFFKGRSTEYIMKVLNSCSFDAMIGVQVLVEKSLITVKKPSTHRETHRETETLQMHDLIQLMGTDIVKQECSDDPGRRSRLWLCEDVHDVLSGDMGTNAIKAIVLDLPQTEAIYIGPNAFRNMRRLRLLIMINVHNAFQGPICLPNELRWFEWPECPPWVPEFSSGPKKLVGLDLRNSNVQVAREQFKDFKNLKFLNFSECPSVVCMPDLNLTPNLVELDLHGCKNLERAHESVAYHAKLQMLNLKGCSNLHHLSDVLRSKNLQLLNLTGCSKLGRFPDIPDKMEGLQELYLKGTSIEELPASIENLISLENMSLVNCKKLAVLPSSIYRLPSLESLRLDGCSKLIKFPKEEEDSSDLHSKTGFPKLLILSLDGCNLLEVEFLENHSCFPYLRHLTLSGNNFTHLPTFGRLHNLSLLDVSECRQLQEILQIPGQLVDLYAESCESLIKVPSDICEVENIHLTSCHELARNGLTMNDLFKPEVNPEKLRSTFWSDFSLPGGEMPRWLLPDKEGYISFVASKDLYKKFLGLACGVVFRAEQGQGSVKLRLIPYVNGKFKNTIAVTTTVSPLHSDHVWLDFFDAEEIWEKIDFGPNDSSSFQFGVRASGGVIVKKCGFRLICKPLEDDLEVLLQDDHLLDPTLLYEIWHEDSETSKEEESSSETENLLDSKTSTGANSSRNFIYKESDIASLSLERWLNHEDNNETSTEGDS; the protein is encoded by the exons ATGGCTGCTTCTTCGAACCCGAGAGGGAATTACCATGTCTTCCTGAGTTTCAGAGGAACGGACGTCCGGAACAGCTTCCTCGGCCATCTCCACACGGCTCTTGACCGTAGAGGAATCTATGCCTACGTCGACAGCGAGGAGCTCCGGAAAGGAGAGCAGATATCGCCGGCTCTTACAAAGGCAATCGAGGACTCGCGCATCGCGATCGTCGTTTTCTCCAAGGACTATGCTTCCTCGCCGTGGTGCTTGGAAGAAGTGGCAAAGatcatggagtgcaaggagcgaAGAGACCTCGTGGTCTTTCCCgtattttacaaagtggaaTCCCGGGAGGTGAGAACGCCGAGACAGAGCTACCGAGAAGCTATGGTTAAGCACGAGAGCAAGCTCGGGAAAGATTCggagaaagtgaagagatggaagaaggctCTCTTTGATGCCGGTAGCTTGTCTGGGTGGGAATTGAAGGACAA AGATGAAGCAAAGCTTATAAAGAAAATCGTGAAAGAGATCTCTATGCAGCTAGGCCGAACACCCTTACATGTTGCCAAGCATCCAGTTGCAATATATCCACGAGTTGTAGAGCTGGAATCAATGTTAAATCTTGAGTCTGAGGATGATGTTCTCATGATAGGATTATGGGGACCAGGAGGCATAGGAAAAACAACATTAGCAAAAGCCCTTTATAATGATATCTTTAGAGGATTTGAGGCTACATGTTTTTTGGCAAACGTCCGGGAAACTTCAAAAGATTCCAAGGATTTAGTTCCTTTGCAAGAAAGATTGTTGTCCGAGATATTACTGGGAAAAGGGCTAACAGTGTTTAGTGTTGATGGAGGAATTAATTTGATGCAAGATAGACTTTGCCGCAAGAAAGTTCTCCTTGTTCTCGACGACGTCGATGACGTGAAGCAGTTAAGTGCTTTAGCTGGAGAGCCTGAATGGTTTGGTAAAGGAAGCAGAATCATCATCACTACTAGAGATAACCATCTATTAACTCTCCATGGGATAGATAAAGATCATATCTATGAAGTTAAAACTCTAGAGTATGACAAAGCTCTTGATCTATTCAAGAAACATGCTTTTCTTAGAAATAACGAAATAGTGATAAGGAGGGATCTTGTCTACAGTGCTTTGCGTTATGCTAATGgacttcctttagcacttgaggtATTGGGCTCTTTCCTACGTGGTAGAAGAGAACGAGAGTGGGAAAGTGCAATGAATAAACTTGCCAAAAGTCCTGACAAAACCATCAATGATGTCCTCAAGTTAAGTTATGATGGACTAGAGGACTATGCAAAGGAGATATTCCTTGACATTGCATGTTTCTTCAAGGGGCGATCTACAGAGTACATTATGAAGGTCCTTAACAGTTGCAGCTTTGACGCAATGATTGGAGTACAAGTTCTTGTTGAGAAGTCCTTAATAACTGTTAAAAAGCCCTCAACACATAGAGAAACACATAGAGAAACGGAGACACTACAgatgcatgacttgattcagtTGATGGGAACGGATATTGTCAAACAAGAATGCAGCGATGATCCTGGAAGACGCAGCAGGTTATGGCTTTGTGAAGATGTCCATGATGTTCTGTCAGGGGATATG GGAACAAATGCAATAAAAGCCATAGTTTTGGATTTACCCCAGACAGAAGCAATATACATAGGTCCCAATGCTTTCAGAAACATGAGAAGATTGAGGTTGCTCATCATGATTAATGTGCATAACGCTTTCCAAGGTCCCATCTGTCTTCCTAATGAATTGAGATGGTTTGAATGGCCTGAATGTCCTCCTTGGGTTCCCGAATTCTCTTCCGGTCCGAAGAAGTTGGTGGGACTTGATCTGCGCAACAGCAACGTCCAAGTGGCAAGGGAGCAATTTAAG GactttaaaaatttgaagttcctTAACTTCAGTGAATGTCCGTCGGTGGTTTGTATGCCGGACCTCAATTTGACTCCAAATCTCGTGGAACTGGATCTCCATGGGTGCAAAAACTTGGAGCGTGCTCACGAATCAGTTGCATACCATGCCAAGTTACAGATGTTGAATTTGAAAGGGTGCTCTAACCTTCATCATCTCTCTGATGTGCTTCGGTCCAAGAATCTTCAACTTCTCAATCTTACTGGTTGCTCAAAGTTGGGAAGATTCCCTGATATTCCGGATAAAATGGAAGGGTTGCAAGAACTTTATTTAAAAGGGACTTCTATCGAGGAACTTCCAGCATCCATAGAAAATctcatctctttggaaaatatGAGTTTAGTTAATTGCAAAAAACTGGCAGTCCTTCCGTCTAGCATTTACAGGTTGCCAAGTCTTGAGAGCCTACGGCTTGATGGCTGTTCAAAACTAATCAAATTcccaaaggaggaggaggattcgAGTGATCTCCATAGCAAGACGGGTTTTCCTAAGTTACTGATTTTAAGCCTTGACGGATGCAATCTATTAGAAGTAGAGTTCCTAGAAAATCATTCCTGTTTTCCATACTTAAGACATTTGACTTTGTCGGGAAACAATTTTACTCACCTTCCTACATTCGGGCGACTACATAATTTGTCCTTGTTGGATGTTTCGGAATGCCGACAACTACAAGAGATCCTTCAGATTCCAGGGCAATTGGTTGATCTGTACGCAGAAAGTTGCGAATCTCTTATTAAAGTTCCCTCCGACATATGTGAGGTTGAGAATATTCACTTGACTTCATGCCATGAACTGGCCCGTAATGGGCTCACCATGAATGATTTGTTCAAGCCCGAGGTTAATCCTGAG AAGCTTCGCAGCACATTTTGGAGCGATTTTAGTCTACCTGGAGGAGAGATGCCACGGTGGTTGCTCCCTGATAAAGAGGGTTATATATCTTTCGTGGCTTCAAAGGACTTGTATAAGAAATTCCTAGGATTAGCTTGCGGTGTTGTATTCCGGGCAGAGCAAGGACAAGGAAGTGTCAAATTGAGGCTAATTCCATACGTTAACGGCAAATTCAAGAATACAATTGCAGTGACAACGACAGTCAGTCCATTGCATTCAGATCATGTGTGGCTTGACTTTTTCGATGCAGAGGAGATATGGGAAAAGATCGATTTTGGTCCCAATGACTCGAGTTCTTTCCAGTTTGGCGTAAGAGCATCGGGTGGTGTAATTGTGAAAAAGTGTGGATTTCGACTAATATGCAAGCCACTAGAGGACGATTTGGAGGTTCTGCTTCAAGACGACCATTTGCTGGATCCAACTCTGCTCTATGAGATTTGGCATGAAGATAGCGAAACAAGCAAAGAGGAAGAAAGTTCAAGTGAAACAGAAAATTTGCTAGATAGTAAAACTAGCACAGGG GCAAATAGTTCGAGAAACTTCATCTACAAAGAGTCGGACATCGCTAGCCTCTCACTTGAg CGGTGGCTAAACCATGAAGATAATAATGAAACAAGCACCGAGGGAGACAGT